TTTAGGCATCTGTGATAGCATGACACtgcttttcaaaacaagaaTCTTGTTTTAGGAGACAGCAAAACATTCTGAGCATGGATGGATGAGGTGGCATCACACAGCCcagaagaaacagagcaaaatCACTTTTTCTTGTATTCTGGAAAGCTGTTAGCAAGCACACAGGAGATATGAACTGATGGCAAGGCTCCCACGTTTGGTGTtgggagggctgggctggaacagTGCAAAAGTAGATCTGAAAGGAGCATGCAAGAACTTGGCACTTTCTCAGTCTGCACTCGCCACGCCTGGGAGCGTTCTGTGGATTCCCAGCACGTGAATGATAAGGGAGAGCAATCTTTCCTCCCCAGACACAGAGTGATAAAGCCAAGGAGCCAGGCAGCAGCCGTGTGCACTGAtgctggagaaggaaggaagctgCTGCTACAGCAGGGCCCCTGTGGTCATGGGTAACAAACTGGTGACGCCTCAGGCTGCAGTGGGGCAGTGCCCCCACCCAGGCTGGCACATGGGGGCTGCTGACTCAGTGCCTGGCCACTGGCCCTtgggcacaggctgggcaggaggtgcACTGGGCTGCAGATTCAGCCAGCTTGTCATAGCAGAGGAGTCTGTCCATAGCTCCACATACCAACTCCACTGCCGTGTCCTTATCCTTACCCTGAAGAGCAGCATGTTCTGTATAAAGATCCTTTTTCTTGGCAGTGGAAATGATCAACAGTTCCTTACTTCAaggaaaatcccacaaaaactGTAATGCTTGTGGTGCCAGTTACCCTGGGCAGAGTCTGCACAGGggtgccagctctggggtctgCCTGATGCTACAGATGATCTGGGCTGTTCCATTTCCTTCTGTTATTTCCAGTGAATATTTTAATCCATACCTTATGGAGCTGAGGGCCTTTCCTACTGGGGTCTATGGAGAACATGTGCACACGTGCACTACATCTGGTGTATTTTTCAGCATATATGATATTTTGAGCTTTCACATCAACTCTTTTGAAAAACCAGTCCCAGGTGCTGTTCTCCCACGCTCTGGAAACAGACACTAGACTTTCCTCATCACCCTAGTTAGTCctgaaccagcagcagctgcatcatGAGACCATGCCCCAGGTGCATGAAAGGTcttaattctggaaaaaaaatcagtaaacaGGTTTGGGAAACATTGGCACAGACAGGAACACACACAAAGAATGTACAAGAAACACAGTAATCTTTTTGCAATTCTTGAGTTTAATTACTTCagcatgtgggtttttttgttattcagtCTTCCCCTTTCCATTGCAATCTTTCTTAGGAAAGTTGCACAAATACTTTTCCCGGACCTGTACATAAACCAGACACACAGAtttacaaacttttttttctttttgcaatttttctAAGCCTTGGTTTCTTATCTTCTTAAGAGAGAAAGTGTATTAAAAACCCATGATGCACTCAGACCCAATACCTGACTGTGAGCTGCGCTGAGGGGAGATGACTCAGAGAGAGGAACATGACACTAATCCATCACAGAAATTACAGTCCAACCAGCGTGGGGAGTCAGAGGCACAGCTCAACCTCCCAAAGAACTCTGTTGTCTGCATGGTGCTGTCAAACAGCACACCAGAAAAGCCTGGTTTTCACTGATTCACTCTTGGCAAAACGGTAGCCTTTGGGAAGGAATTAACAAACCAAACCTGACCTGGGACAGATGCAACACGCTcacctctccctctcccttcagCTCATGAAAACTTGAGACTATTCAGCCCTTGACCTCAACAAGTCAGTGAAAGAAAGACTGAAGGCTTGAATAAGACAAACTTGACAAAAGGCAATTCAAAAGATGGAAATGATGAGGGTCATGAGAACAGGtacagaagcacagaaataaaatgacaCTGAAGGTGTTACACATTCAGGAGCAGGACCTTCCTCTGCAACTCAGAGATTGGACAGTGAAGCACAAATCCAATGAGGTTGGGCCAGCACAGGTAACATGCATTATCTAGCAGGCTTCAGAATATCTGCCTTGGGTGCTCGAACATAAAAGAGCTCAGCACTTATTGGTTCAGGAACATTAGAGAGAACAAAGCCTGCAGGTAGCCTGAATTCctaaaagtggaaaaaatttgAAGTAACTGTGCTGGCAGGAAATATCAGGTGATATAATCCAAGGGGGTTTCTACCTGCATCCAGGCCTTTTGCAGCCCCAGCAGTTTGCTGTCACTTCAGCACACAGCAGGTTTGTGTGGGCTGGTGAAGCTGTGACATGCTTGGTACCAGCACACAATTTGCTGCTCCACTgacactggggctgggctcCACAGTGCAACTGCTCAGAGAACTTGGGAAACAGTGCCAAAAGAAACTTTGGGGAACGACTTTTTGGTGAAGTAGACACTAGTTTATGTAATTCATTGTCAAGAGACTCAGATGCATCTGGTTGATTTGGCTTTAAGATTCCACGGGCAGAAACTGCAGCGTGAAACCTGGTGTCCATAGAGGGGAAGGGAACAATAGCTGCTACCAGCACAGAGACACCTTAATGTGAGTCAGTGCAAGGCACTCCAGGGCTCCCCTTCTCATTTTAGGGACAGCTGCTGGCCTTTGCTAAACATAAATCAATCCTACTGACACTCTCCAAGGACACACGACCTGTGAACTGGGGGCAGGTTACCCCAGAACTGCCATGCAATGTGCATGAGAAATCAGCACTACACAGGAGGGCAAGCACTTCCTACCATAACTCCTACAATCCAGGGCAATGGATGTGTGCTagcatgttaaaaaataatactcCACAGTTAAATGTCATTTTCCATAGGAAAAATGTTCCCTAAACCTAGGAGCAAATCTAGGAGTATGAAAGTAATCTAAGCAGATGCAAACAATCGTAGCCGGTAACTatcaaaaaagaaatctcaaattaaaaacaaaattaaaaaacaacttAATTTCAAACAGTAGGCAAGCCACCTATTGAAGCAGGCTCTCCAAAGAGTAAAACCCAGGTTTAAAATATCACACACCACATTACTATCCAgctaataaaaacaaacaccaccccccaacaaaaaaacccagccaaactTTACAAACAGGATACAAACAGATTTCCTCTTGCAATAAGAATATTGGATAAAAAGTTATGGAATATACTGTGGTATGTTTACAGGGTTGCTGTTCTTCCCCTCTGTCTGGTGCCTTCACTCCACCAGCTCTTGTTGTTGTTGAGCTTGTGTTCAGTTCTCCCAGATGTGCTCCCTGCTTGCAGCAAGAGAATTTCCATttgtctgtgcagagcagggtccCAGGAAGCAGGTGAGGACCAAGCTCACACTTTTTGCTGCTCCACTCCTTTGGCGGTTATTCCATAGCACTAAGCTGGTTACAGATGTTCTATGAGTTCAAGAAATTTCTATCTCAGAGGCCTCATCTATGAAGTTAGCAACAGGACTGAGAAGCAGGAGTGGAAACAGTTTATACTCTCCATTCCCATCTTCTGGGAGGAGAGGTGGATCACCCATTCCCAGAGTGTCCAGAGGCTCGGCCTGGCTTGCTGGAGCTGCAAGTGGCACAACAGTTCCACTGGCTGAtggaggctggagagcaggctTCTCCTCCAGGGGAGGCAGCAGAAAGTCTTTTGGATCGtctgccttccctgcagctTCACCTGAAGGCAGCTCTTCAAATAAGGAAAGCAGAGGGTTGGCCCTGTACTGGATCAGCTGCATATctgagggaaaaacaaagagttCAAACTGTTTCACTGACTGAAGGCTCTTACTCAAGGCAAAGACACCTGGAGATGTTGCTTAAAAGTTGGTGCACTACAGGAAAGCccaaggtgggctgggacaaaCCCTGCACCCCACGGCTGTCAGAGTGAAGCCAATGCCCCTGTGCCTGGAAACATCAGTGCCTGAAGCCCACTCCATGCCCCTGACTCTCACAGCATgcagtggcagctctgcagtggaaacctgagcagctctggggggaTCACAGCCTGTGTAGGAGATACTGCCACAAGGGCATTTGCAGTTCTGCTCCCCACTGTGGCACTCATGTCACGTTTCCATGTGAAAAGGGACACAGGATGGGACCCatgttttctgtgtgaaaaaccTCAGGGCACAGGATAGGCCTTTTAAGACTGAGGCACAGCTTCACAATCAGTGAAACATCACAGTCTTCACAAAAAGCTTAAGCCCAGACCAAACAAGGAGAGTTACCTATAGGCTACAACAATTCCATTTCAATACACAGTTTTCAAAGAGAGTGGAGCTGCCACAGAGCTCAGTGTTCCTTCCTGCCCACCTTTGCTTCCTGCTGTTTCCCTCTCACTTGCTCCCAGACCTTCAGTGCTCTCTGCCAAGTTTGCCATCTGAAACAAAGCAGACAGAGTTAATACAGAATgtttaacaacaacaaaatggAAATCTCTACTGACTGGTTAACAGAATTAGATgtgaaaggaggagaaaagagagacGGAGCAACTGAGCAGTGAGCCTGTCATTGTACATGAAGGCCTGCACAAAGGAGCTTTCAGAAGGAGGCCCAGTGAAATACAGACAAACTTAACTTACTAAACAAAACAAGCTTCTGATTAGCAAATATTTGTTCTACTGTCCAAACCAGAAGCTTTATTATAATAGGTCTTGATGGAATAGGAGTTAAACATGATTTCATCATGTAATTGAATTCTGCAGGCACTGCTTAAACACAGCTGCATTTTACATCAGTTGTAGTCAAAGCTCTTCTTACTGGGAAATCCTagtttaaatattatttcaggactacaacaaaaataacacttgtaagggtattttttttaatagtatgAATAAGTTTTAGGAACTGGACCAAGAGAAGTAAGTTTGTGCTGGACTTCTGTGTATCTTCTGAGGAAATCCCATAGAGCCATGTTCACAACAACTACAGTATATTGCACTACAATTTTCATTTAGTACtttttcttcagtcttcagACAGGCATTCCAAGTGTATGACTGCACTAGGAATGTAGGACTGGAAATTATCTTGAGATCCCTCCTAGATTCTGACATGCCAGCACTGATAATTGAAGCCCTGGAGTCAGCTGGATGAGATGAAccagcagtgtcaccctgtgCCATCAACCCTGTTCCCACCCTTGAGCTCCATCAAGCAAGATTCAACTCCCAGCACCACATTTGCCCTCCCCACCACATAAGTAAATCTTACTCTTACATTTTCAATACCAGGGGGAGTTTCCATCAAGTTCATatccagggctggcagctccggattaaatgtctgaaaataaaaccagatcaTATGTCAAGCAATAAAGTTCttgaaataaaactgcagaGAACTCCTGAAAGGACTGCAGGACCCAGTGAGCTGCTCCTTCCACTGAAgcatggggacagtggcaccTCCATGGGCCTTCAGCTGGGAGCTTCAGGCTGCGGCAGTAAACTGAGGtcacagaaggagaaaaggctACCCTATTTCCCAGTGATTCTAGGAATACAGCTAAGTTTCACTCCATATCATCCAGTTAAATCAAATACAAGGATGTATGTCAGGATGTGATGGTATGTAATTAGGCTTGAGAAAGAGAAGTGAGgcaaatgtttccctttttccgCCCCCTTCAGCTCTGTACAACAGGAATCCTGCATGACCTGGAAAGACTCCCAGTACTACCTTGTACACTATGAATATCTACGAATCATTCTATTTGTAACTATTTGCTTTTCAAGATGCTCCTGACTCTTACCCATTACAACATGAAATAAGCTAGCAGCATTTCATGACACGGCCTGAGCAGTATTTCTCAGAAATAGTGAGAAGACACTCACGTCGCTGAACGCTTCGGCGCCAAAGTTGTACTGCTTCCCTGACAGCATTGCTTGGAGCTCTTCAAGGCTGGCATCAATGCAGTTCAGAAAATCCTGGATTTCCTCTCTAAAAAGACATAGCACTGTAAGGCAcagctggcaggcagggccTTCTCTTGCCCCACAGGGCAGGTTGCCTACAATCCAGAATAGCCAAATGGATGAAATTGCATTCCTGTATCACCTTTCACTCGAGTTCTTTGAGGTACAGGTACAAGGGAAGACTACCTGAACAGCAAGCTCAACTACAGCTACCAGGTCAAAAAGCAATTCCTCCTTCCATATCTACTTCCTCCCTCATTTGAGTATCTGGTGAATGTTCTCAGATCCCAGCCTGTACACCAGTATCTGTTTACACAAAGGTCTGCTGGCTTTGCCCTGGGACAATAAATGATAAGCAAAGGGCTGGAAATAATCTGGGCCTGAAGGAACTCTACCTACTTTGAAACATTGGCTTGTTGCCAAACTGGACATGTTTCCAGGGAGAGTGGGAAGGACATGAGGGACAGTGAAGAACCTGagaaggcagctgcaggcacagtGCCCACAATGCATGTCTTGCTATGCCATGAGGTGCTCCTGTACTAAATTCTCAGCACTGAGGAACAGGCAGTTCCAAGGCACTGGCCCACATCCTGCAGTGCAGGAGGGAAGATACAGCAGGGCCTTCAGACCATGAGTGCTGGGACACCACCCCAGACCCTCCTACCTGCTGCTGACCACAGCAGAAGAGCTGTAGGAGCAAGGGTTAAAGCTTTGTCCTTGATACAGCTCTCCTGTGCAGCCACAGTGGGGCAGGAACTCACAGCCTGCACCCCTGATCCAGGCCTGTGTGATCTGACAGGGCACACAGGAAGCAGCTTTGTACAAATGAggggcagagaaggaaaaggaacagtGAGATGACCACCAGGATAATCCACATCCAGGTCCCAGGAACAAAGTGCCCACAATGCCAGCCTGAGATCAGTGCCTTGCACCTGCTGCTTGGCAGCacctggcagtgacagcagtgggCTGATGGGACACACTGATGGATGCACCAGCAGTCAGGCACACGTTACCATGAAGGTGACAGAGACACTTGCCCTTTTTCAAGGTGTGATGCCAACACTTGGCTTTTTCAAGCCCTGGTAACAAAGGTGCAGAGAATTCACTTGGTCAATGACAATTCAAAACCTAATTCCCTATGTTCTGCCAAACAACACACCCTCCAGAACTCTTGACAGCATCCCATGAGGTGACAACAGCATAACACTTTTCAGAAACAAGTTAATACCTGTCCAGCAAAGGATCATTTTGGTTTCCAGAGTTGTTCTCATTCAAGATGGAGTCAATTACTGACACAGGGTCCTCTGGAGTATTTGGCTGTGCAGTGTGGAGCTCCACAGCAGCCGTGCCTATTTCGCCGGATTTGGTGACATCATTTACAGGAACTGATGAGACAGGCTCTGCACAACTTAACTCACTTGGCTGTGATACTTGACAAAGAGGTAAGCCAGGATCTAGAGCTGCCTGTGGCTCTCTAAAATGTGACCCAAACAGAAACAACACATAGGAGAATTTATCAACTGCATTACTATTCATTTCAGGTTTAGTATCTCAAATCTTAATAAGATTAGGCCAGTCAAGGATTCAAGTAACAAACTGGTCTTTAGAAAAAGCACCAAAGTGGCAGATGAAGAATCTCTTACTACAGCTTATACAGACACCATATATCAGAGCAAACACCTCTTTTTTCccaggcaaaaagcagcaaTATAGTATATAGGAATTAGGCAGGAGGGAAACTCCTAACAGACAGACTCTGGAAAGAAGAATATTCCAAATCAGTCCATATTTTACTCTGGGCATTAACAATTAAATGGGTTTCCAGTAAATCTGTTGCCACACGGAGAATGCCTTCCCTAGGATATGCTTAGTGAGAGCAGTATTGAAACTGGAGCTACAACTATACACCTTGATTTGTTAGCAATCTATATAAATTTTGGATTATTAGAAACCTATGTATGCATTCAGATCCCTGTTCAGTTGAAAAGTCAAGTATGTGTTCATTTGCTGAACAGACAGAAAAGCCTCAGCAAATTAAACCTGCAAGACCCATCAGGCTGTCAGGCCTCCAGGGACTCCTGAAGAGACATGAGCTCTGACAATGTCTGTGTCAAGGCTACATGCTGCAAAGGGAAAGCCTACAACAGGCCTGTCATGCACAAATGCACATTCAGAGACATTCTGTTTCCCAGAATCCAGATGGATTGCCAACATTAACATAACTACCCAGTTATTAACCCAGGCATAAATACTTCATATACTTTGGACATACCTGGCTCTGTCACTTGTGTGTGCCACAGCAAGGAGGCCATTGGTAGCATTTTCCAGGGTGTCAGTGATATCTCGGATTATCAGACCTGTACCATTTCCATCCTCTTCAGCTGCACTATGTTCAGAAAAAGCCATCTGCAGATATAGCACAGAATGAGTAAACCACAGGCTTGGACCTTTTCTCATACTGAAGCCCCATTCTCCTTGCAGCTTCTCTTTCCTGTTCACATTTCATCTGTGACCAGTTGCACTGATCTGCATGATTCTACAGCCAGCGTGTCGCTCTAAAGCTGCCCATTACAGAAGGGAGAGCATTTGATTACCAGGTTAGGGTATTTTTAGCTATAAGGAAGACTGATATCACTGTGTATCATCCTGTCCAACCCACTGCCTCTGTCCCTGGGCAGACTTACAGCTTGGCCACTCTCCACAGGGATGCGGACATACTGACGACTGTACTTGGAGGGTGAAGCACCTGCAGCATCCGTGAGAGACCTGAGACAAAGCACAGCTTTAGTTCATCCTGCCTGccagagggaagagctgcagcagtgccaaaGACAGGCAGTAATGGTGATCATTCTTGCCCTCCTAAGAAGCCTggcttttgggaaaaaaattgtgtgtcAGGAAGGGTACTGCAGGCAGCCTGTCCTACACACACACTGTGGTCTGGAGGAAGTCAGTCACACGTGCACATTTTGAGATTCACCATTTCTGATAACTGTGCCCTTTGGAATTGAAACTTTATAGAATATTCCCTTTCCACCTGTTTTAACGATAAGGAGGAAATACTTATTTTGTGCTTGACTGAACTTCCATCAACTTTTTCAAGTTTGAATATACAAGTGATAAAATTACCTGTCACACAATAGAAACTGATTTATCCCTACAATTCACATCTGACATTGGTCTGGGACCTATCAAGtaattacctttttcttttgacCCCAACAATATAATTTCCTCGCATCAAACTTAGTATAAATTGAAGAATctaaaaggaaagacaaaagaaagcCAAAACCAAATGGTCAGCATAGCAATCCTAATATTAAATTCTTAATTCAGATTTTACTATAAAATGATATAGTTACATGACAGAAATtaacaggtattttaaaaaaccatttgcaattgtattttaaagaacaaagcaagAGTTACAAACTGCATAGAAAAATTAGCCCACTTGcacagttgcttttttttttgaaatgcaatATAGCAGCACAAATCACTAGAGGATTCCAGACCAGAAACAGCTGAGGAATAAACCagagaaaatttttttccagcGTGCAAACTCCTACAGTTTCTGCGTTCCAAGTTCAACTTCTCAAGTGGTCTAAGTGTATCCTGGTCCAAGATCTTTCACAGACTCCATTCCATGTGCCTGCAATCTCTCAAGTTCTGGGCTCCTGTTACCATGCACTGTCTCCACACACTGACATCCTACTATGACTTTTCCTTAGTGCTTTGCTCGTGGTTCTTTACTGTGCTACTTCTGGGACACTCAGGAACTGTGAACATTTTCTTTATGCTGTATTAATACAGCCTGTTCAGCTCTGTGTCATTTGTCATTCTACATAAGCAAAGAATGCCATGAAGTATCACAGAGGCAGGAATAAGGATGGTAGCACTGAAGATGCTGCAATGGTACCTTAGACAGCAGCTTCTGTTGTTGACTGTGCTTCTGCCTTAGAACTGCCACTTCTTTCCACAGGGCCTTATTTTCTCTGCAATGCAGAATAAATCAGAAGACAGAGGATGAACAGAGTTTACTTTATATGCTCTAGTTTTACAGCTTTCAAACTTTTAGAGTACCTTGCAGAACCAATGGCAACATTCCCTCTGTGGATAACTAACCCTCAGTTAACTCGATCCACTAACATTAACTCTGGGTTAACTTAACTCCATTTTCCATCAGCAGCATGAAACACTCACTCAAAAAGGACACCCTcatcctctgctgctccatcaATAATCTTGATCTGAGGTATTCCTTCAAAGCCTCAAAGCTGTTGAATAAGGACTTTGTGTTACACTCAGCCTGTTTCCAAACACTGACAGCCTTGGGACAGATCTAAAGGTGGTGTTCAAGGGgcttggctgttttttttttttttcttaaggaacagagagagaaaggtaTCTCCTGGACTCTGGTTGATATCTGCTGGCATACCAATGACCTGAACGAATTACCAATACCTATATGAAGGGCATCTGAGAGAACAGAGATGAGGATGTGCAAGGTCTACTTTCagttagaaagaaaacaaaacaccaatTGTCTCTCACTGCATCTAACCCTGTCTGTAttcaaaaaatgaaatgcttttattgACCTAAAAACTACTACAGGTGCTGGCAACCAGAGTGAAATCTCAAGGCAGCCAACAAACACCCAGTCTAAATCTCCAGTCTGTAACTGaattacaaaaccaaacaagattCAGAATGTTGTGTGGGGTGGAATGGGCattcttaggaaaaaatatagcTTCACCTGTTTCCAGTTCAAATGAAACCCATATTTAGCCAATCTCCATCAGATACAAGCAACATTCAATGCATGAGCACCCCGAAACAGCCGAGTCTACCTCTTCATGTTAGCCAGCCTGACATCCATGttgttctgctgctctctcaTCTCCTGCACCTCAGACAGGACTTTGTGCAAATCCTCTGTGCAGACCTTGAGATCCTCAGTTCTCACTGCAGACACCTGGAATAGGTACACACACTTTACTACACACGGTGCATGCTCCTTACTGCAGGGAGAGTGCAGCCAGACTGCAGGGCAGGACCAAGCCCCATTAAAAGACCAGGTAAGACTGCAATTCTTACATGGCACAAAACTGCACCACAACTGCTACAGGTGACAATCCTTAGGACAGGCTCCACTGTATGAACAAAACAGGATGCCAATGAAAACAGGAGATTAGCACTTTGTACATGGAGACAGTAGATTCATGACTGTAATTCACAATAAAAACCACAGACTGCAAAGGGCTTTCCCTGGGGGTTCCCTGCCAGGCCTGGTGACATTTTGCCCTCTAGTGTCACAGAGTGAACaccagccaaaaaaaccccacagctgaTAGTGGAAGAACAAGATGATCATGTTCCTTCTAGGCGTGGGTAAATCTGCCAGCAAAGGAGTAACAAATTTCCAGTAAGTTACTGGGAGATGAAGGTGTCTAGTTAGATGCATCCTACTCAATCTGAAAATTTATCCCACACCAGTTGAACTGCAGATTCTCCTATTGGTGTTTCCTCTGCTACCTCTCTGCTCAGTGACATTCCAAAGTTATCTTGTCTGCAGAAGGAAGAGTCCAAACCGCTCATCTGCTCACAGCACAATCGTGAATGCTGCTGCTTCAAACAATGGTGGAAAAGCCACCACAGAGCAAAAGGTTCACCATCTCCTTCCTGCACTTCTATATTAAACATTTTCCAGTCCTTCAGTAACTGTCTCTGCAGCAGAAGCATTGTTGGCTGCAACACAATTCAGGACTTTGAAAAAGACAGGTCTATAGTGCATCA
The sequence above is a segment of the Vidua chalybeata isolate OUT-0048 chromosome 14, bVidCha1 merged haplotype, whole genome shotgun sequence genome. Coding sequences within it:
- the LOC128795174 gene encoding heat shock factor protein 3-like → MREAPALPRGPAAPGAPGPGAVPGFLAKLWALLEDPDSDDVICWSRNGENFCILDEQRFAKELLPKYFKHNNISSFIRQLNMYGFRKVIALENGIITAEKSSVIEFQHPFFKQGKAHLLENIKRKVSAVRTEDLKVCTEDLHKVLSEVQEMREQQNNMDVRLANMKRENKALWKEVAVLRQKHSQQQKLLSKILQFILSLMRGNYIVGVKRKRSLTDAAGASPSKYSRQYVRIPVESGQAMAFSEHSAAEEDGNGTGLIIRDITDTLENATNGLLAVAHTSDRAREPQAALDPGLPLCQVSQPSELSCAEPVSSVPVNDVTKSGEIGTAAVELHTAQPNTPEDPVSVIDSILNENNSGNQNDPLLDREEIQDFLNCIDASLEELQAMLSGKQYNFGAEAFSDTFNPELPALDMNLMETPPGIENMANLAESTEGLGASERETAGSKDMQLIQYRANPLLSLFEELPSGEAAGKADDPKDFLLPPLEEKPALQPPSASGTVVPLAAPASQAEPLDTLGMGDPPLLPEDGNGEYKLFPLLLLSPVANFIDEASEIEIS